From Macadamia integrifolia cultivar HAES 741 unplaced genomic scaffold, SCU_Mint_v3 scaffold46, whole genome shotgun sequence, a single genomic window includes:
- the LOC122068825 gene encoding ent-kaurene oxidase-like isoform X3, with amino-acid sequence MVARYSSISTRKLSSALKIITNHKSMVASSDYDEFYKMVKRNIVISLLGANAQKRFRCHRDTLIENVLNCLLAHVENNPDQAVNFRNIFRDELFGLALKEALGNDMDSSIYVEDLGTRLSREEIYQVLVIDLLMGATEVDWRDLFPYLRWIPNKSLEMKIKRMDAQREAVMKALTEEPKKRIAMGQKMNCYLDYLLSEAKTLTEKQLLMLLWEVIVESSDTILVTTEWCMYELAKDAFHQDRLYQEIQKICGSDKISEEHLSQLPYLNAVFHETLRKYSPAPVLLPRYVHEDTELGGYHIPAGTQIVINIYGCNMNKKQWDEPEKWKPERFLDSKYDSTDLYKTMAFGGGKRVCAGALQAMLIACTAIGRSVQEFEWRLKEGEEGDINTVRLTTCKLNPLQVMIKRRER; translated from the exons ATGGTGGCAAGgtattcatccatctcaacaagGAAGCTTTCAAGTGCATTGAAGATAATCACAAACCATAAAAGTATGGTTGCCTCAAGTGATTATGATGAGTTCTACAAGATGGTGAAGCGAAATATAGTCATAAGTCTCTTGGGAGCAAATGCTCAG aagcGATTTCGTTGTCACAGAGATACCTTGATAGAGAATGTGTTGAACTGCTTGCTCGCTCACGTAGAGAACAATCCTGATCAAGCTGTGAACTTCAGAAATATTTTCAGAGATGAACTCTTTGGATTGGCATTGAAAGAA GCTTTGGGAAATGACATGGATTCATCCATTTATGTTGAAGATCTAGGTACTAGGCTCTCAAGAGAGGAGATCTAtcag GTGTTGGTGATTGATCTATTGATGGGTGCAACGGAGGTGGACTGGAGAGATTTATTTCCGTATCTCAGATGGATTCCTAACAAGAGCCTGGAAATGAAGATCAAGCGAATGGATGCACAAAGAGAAGCAGTGATGAAGGCCCTTACTGAGGAGCCAAAGAAACGGATTGCTATGGGACAG AAAATGAACTGTTATCTTGATTACTTGTTATCTGAAGCAAAGACACTTACAGAGAAACAACTTCTTATGTTGTTATGGGAAGTAATTGTTGAGTCCTCAGATACAATCTTGGTCACAACAGAGTGGTGCATGTATGAACTTGCAAAAGATGCATTCCATCAG GATCGCTTATATCAGGAGATTCAAAAAATTTGTGGTTCTGATAAGATTTCAGAGGAACATCTTTCACAATTACCATACCTAAATGCTGTTTTCCATGAAACACTGAGAAAGTACAGTCCAGCTCCTGTGCTTCTCCCACGATATGTTCATGAAGATACTGAACTAGGAGGGTACCACATTCCTGCTGGAACTCAG ATTGTAATCAATATCTATGGGTGCAACATGAACAAGAAACAATGGGATGAACCTGAAAAGTGGAAACCTGAGAGGTTTCTTGATAGCAAGTATGATTCAACTGATTTGTACAAGACAATGGCTTTtggaggaggaaagagagtctGTGCAGGTGCTTTGCAGGCAATGTTGATTGCTTGTACAGCTATTGGTAGATCTGTGCAGGAGTTTGAGTGGAGACtcaaagaaggggaagaaggagatATAAACACAGTTAGGCTCACCACCTGCAAGCTTAATCCATTACAAGTAATGATAAAACGAAGAGAAAGATAA
- the LOC122068825 gene encoding ent-kaurene oxidase-like isoform X2 produces the protein MLDHQDLSTLLRTGVPGLPLIGNLLQFQEKPPHETFTKWADVYGPIYSIRTGASRLVVLNSTDVAKEAMVARYSSISTRKLSSALKIITNHKSMVASSDYDEFYKMVKRNIVISLLGANAQKRFRCHRDTLIENVLNCLLAHVENNPDQAVNFRNIFRDELFGLALKEALGNDMDSSIYVEDLGTRLSREEIYQVLVIDLLMGATEVDWRDLFPYLRWIPNKSLEMKIKRMDAQREAVMKALTEEPKKRIAMGQKMNCYLDYLLSEAKTLTEKQLLMLLWEVIVESSDTILVTTEWCMYELAKDAFHQDRLYQEIQKICGSDKISEEHLSQLPYLNAVFHETLRKYSPAPVLLPRYVHEDTELGGYHIPAGTQIVINIYGCNMNKKQWDEPEKWKPERFLDSKYDSTDLYKTMAFGGGKRVCAGALQAMLIACTAIGRSVQEFEWRLKEGEEGDINTVRLTTCKLNPLQVMIKRRER, from the exons GGGTTCCTGGGCTACCTTTGATCGGGAATTTACTGCAATTCCAGGAGAAGCCACCCCATGAGACGTTCACTAAATGGGCTGATGTTTATGGACCGATCTACTCTATTAGGACTGGAGCTTCCAGGTTGGTGGTTCTCAATTCCACTGATGTTGCCAAAGAG GCTATGGTGGCAAGgtattcatccatctcaacaagGAAGCTTTCAAGTGCATTGAAGATAATCACAAACCATAAAAGTATGGTTGCCTCAAGTGATTATGATGAGTTCTACAAGATGGTGAAGCGAAATATAGTCATAAGTCTCTTGGGAGCAAATGCTCAG aagcGATTTCGTTGTCACAGAGATACCTTGATAGAGAATGTGTTGAACTGCTTGCTCGCTCACGTAGAGAACAATCCTGATCAAGCTGTGAACTTCAGAAATATTTTCAGAGATGAACTCTTTGGATTGGCATTGAAAGAA GCTTTGGGAAATGACATGGATTCATCCATTTATGTTGAAGATCTAGGTACTAGGCTCTCAAGAGAGGAGATCTAtcag GTGTTGGTGATTGATCTATTGATGGGTGCAACGGAGGTGGACTGGAGAGATTTATTTCCGTATCTCAGATGGATTCCTAACAAGAGCCTGGAAATGAAGATCAAGCGAATGGATGCACAAAGAGAAGCAGTGATGAAGGCCCTTACTGAGGAGCCAAAGAAACGGATTGCTATGGGACAG AAAATGAACTGTTATCTTGATTACTTGTTATCTGAAGCAAAGACACTTACAGAGAAACAACTTCTTATGTTGTTATGGGAAGTAATTGTTGAGTCCTCAGATACAATCTTGGTCACAACAGAGTGGTGCATGTATGAACTTGCAAAAGATGCATTCCATCAG GATCGCTTATATCAGGAGATTCAAAAAATTTGTGGTTCTGATAAGATTTCAGAGGAACATCTTTCACAATTACCATACCTAAATGCTGTTTTCCATGAAACACTGAGAAAGTACAGTCCAGCTCCTGTGCTTCTCCCACGATATGTTCATGAAGATACTGAACTAGGAGGGTACCACATTCCTGCTGGAACTCAG ATTGTAATCAATATCTATGGGTGCAACATGAACAAGAAACAATGGGATGAACCTGAAAAGTGGAAACCTGAGAGGTTTCTTGATAGCAAGTATGATTCAACTGATTTGTACAAGACAATGGCTTTtggaggaggaaagagagtctGTGCAGGTGCTTTGCAGGCAATGTTGATTGCTTGTACAGCTATTGGTAGATCTGTGCAGGAGTTTGAGTGGAGACtcaaagaaggggaagaaggagatATAAACACAGTTAGGCTCACCACCTGCAAGCTTAATCCATTACAAGTAATGATAAAACGAAGAGAAAGATAA
- the LOC122068825 gene encoding ent-kaurene oxidase-like isoform X1 — MAMVYAIVALGCLLLAFLFFVTRLFSNGRIASPRHIPPPGVPGLPLIGNLLQFQEKPPHETFTKWADVYGPIYSIRTGASRLVVLNSTDVAKEAMVARYSSISTRKLSSALKIITNHKSMVASSDYDEFYKMVKRNIVISLLGANAQKRFRCHRDTLIENVLNCLLAHVENNPDQAVNFRNIFRDELFGLALKEALGNDMDSSIYVEDLGTRLSREEIYQVLVIDLLMGATEVDWRDLFPYLRWIPNKSLEMKIKRMDAQREAVMKALTEEPKKRIAMGQKMNCYLDYLLSEAKTLTEKQLLMLLWEVIVESSDTILVTTEWCMYELAKDAFHQDRLYQEIQKICGSDKISEEHLSQLPYLNAVFHETLRKYSPAPVLLPRYVHEDTELGGYHIPAGTQIVINIYGCNMNKKQWDEPEKWKPERFLDSKYDSTDLYKTMAFGGGKRVCAGALQAMLIACTAIGRSVQEFEWRLKEGEEGDINTVRLTTCKLNPLQVMIKRRER; from the exons ATGGCCATGGTTTATGCCATTGTTGCTCTTGGATGTCTTCTGTTAgcttttctattctttgttACGAGATTGTTCTCTAATGGGAGGATTGCATCTCCCAGACATATACCTCCACCCG GGGTTCCTGGGCTACCTTTGATCGGGAATTTACTGCAATTCCAGGAGAAGCCACCCCATGAGACGTTCACTAAATGGGCTGATGTTTATGGACCGATCTACTCTATTAGGACTGGAGCTTCCAGGTTGGTGGTTCTCAATTCCACTGATGTTGCCAAAGAG GCTATGGTGGCAAGgtattcatccatctcaacaagGAAGCTTTCAAGTGCATTGAAGATAATCACAAACCATAAAAGTATGGTTGCCTCAAGTGATTATGATGAGTTCTACAAGATGGTGAAGCGAAATATAGTCATAAGTCTCTTGGGAGCAAATGCTCAG aagcGATTTCGTTGTCACAGAGATACCTTGATAGAGAATGTGTTGAACTGCTTGCTCGCTCACGTAGAGAACAATCCTGATCAAGCTGTGAACTTCAGAAATATTTTCAGAGATGAACTCTTTGGATTGGCATTGAAAGAA GCTTTGGGAAATGACATGGATTCATCCATTTATGTTGAAGATCTAGGTACTAGGCTCTCAAGAGAGGAGATCTAtcag GTGTTGGTGATTGATCTATTGATGGGTGCAACGGAGGTGGACTGGAGAGATTTATTTCCGTATCTCAGATGGATTCCTAACAAGAGCCTGGAAATGAAGATCAAGCGAATGGATGCACAAAGAGAAGCAGTGATGAAGGCCCTTACTGAGGAGCCAAAGAAACGGATTGCTATGGGACAG AAAATGAACTGTTATCTTGATTACTTGTTATCTGAAGCAAAGACACTTACAGAGAAACAACTTCTTATGTTGTTATGGGAAGTAATTGTTGAGTCCTCAGATACAATCTTGGTCACAACAGAGTGGTGCATGTATGAACTTGCAAAAGATGCATTCCATCAG GATCGCTTATATCAGGAGATTCAAAAAATTTGTGGTTCTGATAAGATTTCAGAGGAACATCTTTCACAATTACCATACCTAAATGCTGTTTTCCATGAAACACTGAGAAAGTACAGTCCAGCTCCTGTGCTTCTCCCACGATATGTTCATGAAGATACTGAACTAGGAGGGTACCACATTCCTGCTGGAACTCAG ATTGTAATCAATATCTATGGGTGCAACATGAACAAGAAACAATGGGATGAACCTGAAAAGTGGAAACCTGAGAGGTTTCTTGATAGCAAGTATGATTCAACTGATTTGTACAAGACAATGGCTTTtggaggaggaaagagagtctGTGCAGGTGCTTTGCAGGCAATGTTGATTGCTTGTACAGCTATTGGTAGATCTGTGCAGGAGTTTGAGTGGAGACtcaaagaaggggaagaaggagatATAAACACAGTTAGGCTCACCACCTGCAAGCTTAATCCATTACAAGTAATGATAAAACGAAGAGAAAGATAA